In the genome of Thermodesulfobacteriota bacterium, the window GGTGGCCGAAGCCCTCCGATCGCTTCACCGTCGCCAACTCTCCGCCCGATGCTTCGAATCGGGTCTGGCCATCTCCATCTTCCGGGACAAATCGACCCGAACCCGATTCGCCTTCTCGGCCGCTGCCAACTTCTTGGGCCTCGGGGTCCAGGAGCTGGACGAGGAGAAGACCCAGATGACCCACGGAGAGACGGTCCGGGAGACGGCCAATATGATCTCCTTCTTCGCCGAGGTGATCGGCATTCGCGACGATATCTACCTCGGGCTGGGCCATCGTTACATGAAGGAGGTTGCCGACGCCCTCGCGGACGGATTCCGTCACGGCGTCTTGAACCAACGCCCCACCGTGATCAACCTCCAATGCGATCTCGACCATCCCACCCAATCCTTGGCCGATCTGCTCCATTTAATAAACTATTTCGGCTCTCTGGAGGCCCTTCGAGGGAAGAAGCTCGCCATGAGCTGGGCCTACTCCCCGAGCTATGGCAAACCCCTTTCGGTCCCCCAGGGCGTCATCGGCCTGATGACCCGGTTCGGCATGGAGGTCTCCCTCGCCCATCCCGAAGGGTATGACCTCGTCCCAGAGGTGATCGATTTGGCCAAAAGACAGGCAGGCCGAAGCGGTGGGTCCTTCAAGATCGTCCATTCCATGGAGGAGGCCTTCGAGGGAGCGGATGTCGTCTATC includes:
- the ygeW gene encoding knotted carbamoyltransferase YgeW — its product is MEYQALIDRLESLRTNLYQTDFLLTWERSDDEIKGILWVAEALRSLHRRQLSARCFESGLAISIFRDKSTRTRFAFSAAANFLGLGVQELDEEKTQMTHGETVRETANMISFFAEVIGIRDDIYLGLGHRYMKEVADALADGFRHGVLNQRPTVINLQCDLDHPTQSLADLLHLINYFGSLEALRGKKLAMSWAYSPSYGKPLSVPQGVIGLMTRFGMEVSLAHPEGYDLVPEVIDLAKRQAGRSGGSFKIVHSMEEAFEGADVVYPKSWAPYEVMERRTQLLNKGDLGGLKDLERECLEQNARHRAWECTEEKMKLTREGKGLYMHCLPADISSVSCPQGEVEASVFERYRLATYQEAGYKPYIIASIILNTRFENPVPLLREMERRKTKRLGSPFV